The Vibrio syngnathi DNA window ACAAGTGGCTTACGCGGTTGACCAAGCAGAGAAGCGTTTATCACAGCGTGATACTTCTATCGTTAAGGTTCGTTCTGCTCGTCTGACCGATATTGAAGCGTTGGAAGGCATGGTGGCCTACTGGGCGAATATGGGTGAAAACCTGCCTCGTTCTCGTAATGAACTGGTGCGTGATATTGGTTCGTTTGCCGTCGCAGAGCATCATGGTGAGGTGACAGGTTGTGCATCACTCTATGTGTATGACTCTGGTTTAGCGGAAATTCGTTCGTTAGGTGTTGAAGCTGGTTGGCAAGGCCAAGGGCAGGGCACCGCTATTGTGCAGCACTTGGTTGATAAAGCGCGACAAATGGCGATCAAGAAGGTGTTTGTGCTGACTCGTACTCCAGAGTTCTTTATGAAACATGATTTCTTACCTACATCGAAATCTCTACTGCCTGAAAAGGTACTAAAAGATTGCGACCAGTGCCCTCGTCAACATGCGTGTGATGAAGTGGCGTTGGAAGTGAACTTGGTAGAGCAGGTTATCGCTAAGGTGAATGTTGCTTAAAGTATTGATTTTATAGAGCCTAAAAAAAAGATCAAAAAACTGATCTTTTTTGGGAACAAACTAAGAAAAGTCCGGTCTATTAAAGTACCACTGCTTTTTCTTAGAATTTTCTAAGAAAGCCCTAGAATCGATTGGTTCTGGGGCTTTTTTCTATCTGCTGTTTGGGAAATGATAATCGCTCGATCATTATGATGGATTATCGGATTATCGGATTATCGGATTATCGGATTATCGGATTATCGGATTATTTAACCCTACATCCAATTTCGACTCTCTAGCCAATAAAGACTTTCAGCTAACGCTTTCTAGTTCTTAAAGGCAGCACCACAAACTTCATTATCCAATGCAACGACAGCAACCCACTGAACGCGAAAGCGGCCATCATCAAGGCGATGGCATTGATGGTCTTTGGGTCTTCTTTGAAAAACACCCACCACACTCCCCAACTTAAAATCGACAACACCATCAGTTGGTTCATACAACGTTGGCAGCGGCCGAGTTTGTTACGGATTTTTTCACTTTTATTGCAATGAATGCATGTCATCTTAGGTTTGATTCGCGTTATGCTTGTTGCCCTGATAATAACACGTCACAAGATATTGGATCACGGTGACACAGAGAGAAAGTCGATGATTGAGCGCCAAGAAACCAAACAACGCATGAGCCGTATTGTTAAACACAACGGCACCATCTACCTATGTGGCCAAGTTTGTGCTGATGCGACCAAAGACATCACAGAACAAACACAGACGATGCTGGATAAAGTTGAAGCCCTACTTGAGCAAGCGGGCAGCGATAAAGAGCACATGCTGTCAGCAACGATTTACTTGAAAGACATGAAAGATTTCCAAGAAATGAACGCAGTTTGGGATGCATGGGTACCAGAAGGTCACGCTCCAGCTCGCGCATGTGTGACGGGTGATATGGCTCGTGAAGCGCTACTGGTTGAGATCTCTGTGATTGCTGCTGAGAAGTAATTGCTTAAGCTTATAGTGACGCAATGGCATCAAGAGATCCCAGATACTTCGTCCCTCAGTTCTGGAAAGCCAATGGCTTTCCTTTTTAGTATCTAGTGTTTGCTAACTGCTAACTGCTAACTGCTAACTGCTAACGACAGCCTGAGATTAACAACCAGGGCCACAATCTAGACAGTGTTTCACCATCTCTGGACCTAGGTGCAGTTTCGCATTCAGGTCACGTAGCGCTGTTCGTACACCTTCTTCAATCACTGGGTGGTAGAACGGCATGTCTAGCATTTCAGAAACCGTCATCTTGTTCTGGTGTGCCCAAGCTAATAGGTGAGCCAAGTGTTCTGCGTTTGGTCCCATCATTTCAGCACCAAGGAAGCGGCCTGTACCTTGCTCACCGTAAACGTGCAGAATACCTTTGTTGCGTAGCATCACTCGTGAACGACCTTGGTTCTCGAAAGACACTTCACCTGTTGCGAAACAACCACATGTACCTAAGCGTGTGGTGATCTCTTTGTAAGTTTCACCCACCATCGCGATTTGTGGGTCAGAGAATACCGCAGAGATTTTAGAGCGGCGTAGGCCTGCACGAATCTCAGGGAAGCGACCAGCATTATCACCGGCAATACGTGCTTGGTCTGCTGCTTCATGCAGTAGAGGCAGTTGGTTGCTTGCATCCCCCGCAATAAATACTGATGGCAGCGATGTTTGTAGCGTGTAGTGGTCTGCAACTGGCACACCACGTTCATCAAGTTCTAGAGAGGTATTCTCTAGGCCAAGTTTGTCGGTGTTTGGACGACGACCTGTAGCTGCCAGTACGTATTCAACGACGTTAGTTTCTAATTCACCTTGTTTATTGATGAACTGGATTTCGACGCGAGCTTCGCCTGATTCCGTCGTAATACGCTTCATGCTTTCGATTTTTACATCAGCATCTAGGTAGAACTCTTCATTGAAGGCTTTGTCTGCGTACGCCATGATCTCTGGGTCGGTTACTGGGCCAACTTGACCACCCAAACCGAATAGTTTGGTCTTCACACCTAAGCGATGCAGTGACTGACCAAGCTCAAGACCAATAACGCCCGGGCCAAACACTGCGACTGATTCTGGTAAATCATCCCAGCTGAATACGTCGTCGTTAATGATCAGACGGTCACCAAGTTCATTCCAAACTGCAGGATAGGCAGGGCGAGAACCTGTTGCGATAACTATACGTTTAGCGGTGACAACCGTGTGGTCATCGATTTGTAGCGTGTTGTCGTCTAAGAACTTTGCGTAGCCAGAGATCTTGTCTTGTTCTGGGATTTCATCAACACCTTCTAAAACAAAACCAACAAAACGGTCACGTTCAAACTTCACTCGGTCCATCACTTCACGACCGTTAATCACGATGTCACCTTGTGGGTGAACGCCAAAAGCCGGAGCTTTCTCGATTTGGTGTACACTTTCAGCCGCTGCAATAAGCAGTTTAGATGGCATACAACCAACACGAGCACAGGTTGTACCGTAAGGGCCGCCTTCAATCATCACAACACTGTCAGTGTGTGCTTTTGCAGCGCGGTAAGAACCTAAACCTGCCGTACCGCCCCCGATAACTGCTACATCTACATTGACTTGTTTCATAATAATTTTCTCGCAATAGCTAAATTTAGTTTGAACGAACCCCTCCAACTCTGGTGATTTTTTGAGTGAGTCAGGATAGCGGGTCAGTTTTGTTATTCTGTTTTATTAGGTTTAGCTTGTGACTCTTAGGTTAGCGAGTCAGAAGCTGTATCTTTTTCCAAAACTCAGATAAGAGTGGTTTGGAATAGCTAACCCACAGAGGGTGGGTTAGCTGGTATTACTATGTTATTTAATTACTTAGGTCATTTAATTGCTAAGTGTTTATTAGCGACTAAGTGATTAACCTAGGAAAGCTTCTAGTTCTTCGCTGCCACCGATGTGTTTGCCACCGATGAATACTTGAGGAACTGTTGTGCGACCAGAGATTGCACGTAGGCTTACTGTTGTTGCGTCTTTACCTAGTACTACTTCTTCGTAGTTCAAACCTTTGTCGATTAGGTTCTGTTTCGCTTTCATACAGAAAGGACAGCCTGGCTTAGTGAATACTGTGATTGACTCTTGCTCTTTGTGCTCAGGAGCAATGTAGTTAAGCATAGTATCTGCATCAGAAACCTTGAACGGGTCGCCTGGTACGTCTTCTTCGATGAACATTTTTTCTACCACGCCGTTTTTAACCAGCATGCTGTAGCGCCATGAACGTTTGCCGAAGCCGATGTCGTTTTTCTCAACTAGCATGCCCATACCGTCGGTGAAGTCGCCGTTGCCATCTGGGATGAATGTGATTTTTTCAGCTTCTTGGTCTGCTTTCCATGCGTTCATTACGAACGTGTCGTTTACAGAAACACAAAGGATGTCATCAACGCCGTTTTCTTTGAATACAGAGTGCAGCTCGTTGTAACGAGGTAGGTGGCTTGAAGAACATGTTGGTGTAAACGCACCTGGTAGGCTGAATACGATAACTGTCTTGTCTTTGAATAGCTCTTCCGTCGTTACGTCAACCCATGCATCGCCTTGGCGAGTTGGGAATGTTACTTGAGGGATTGATTGACCTTCTTTAGATGCAAACATATTGATTTCCTTAAATAGTATTTTGAATTTTGTTCTATCAGAGCTTAACGTTTTTCTTTGCTCTGTTTCGTTTCGTTGAGCCCATTATTAGACAAATCCTTTGATAGCTCTAATCGTTTGATGTTATGGTTTTGATAGGTAAATTCTATCAAGAGCATTTTTCTTTTAAATGTTTCTATTAAAACCCTTGTTCTTATTAAAACCTGAGGTAAGAGACTGATCATGAACATTCGTGACTTTGAATACTTGGTGGCGCTCGCAGAGCATAAACATTTCCGAAAAGCGGCAGAAGCGTGTTTTGTCAGTCAGCCGACGCTAAGCGGTCAAATACGCAAACTGGAAGATGAAATTGGACTTCAGTTAACCGAGCGTAGTCCAAGGAAGGTCATATTTACAGAATCAGGCTTACAACTTGTTGAACAGGCCAAGCGCATTCTCCACGAGGTGAAAACCTTCAAAGATATGGCAAGTGGACACGGTGAAGCGATGACGGGGCCGATGCACATTGGTTTTATCCCGACCGTTGGTCCTTATATTTTACCTAAGATCATTCCTCATCTTAAAGAGTGCTTTCCCGATCTTGAGCTTTACCTGCATGAAGCGCAGACCCATCAGCTCGTGAGTCAACTTGAAGATGGCAAGCTTGATTGCTTGGTATTGGCTGCAGTTGATGAAACGGCGGCGTTCAAAGAGATTGATGTATATGATGAACCGTTAAGCGTCGCCGTACCCTGTGATCATGAGTGGGCTAAGCAAGACACGGTCGATATGCTGCAGTTAAATGGACAAACCGTACTTGCACTGGGCGATGGTCACTGCTTACGAGACCAAGCCTTAGGCTTCTGTTTTGCTGCGGGTGCAAAAGATGATGAGCGCTTCAAAGCGACCAGTTTAGAAACGCTGCGTAACATGGTGGCAGCAGGGGCTGGTATTACCTTGCTTCCTCAGTTATCGGTACCAAAGGAAAAACAGAAAGATGGTGTGTGTTATGTTCCAGCGGTGAATCCAACACCTTCACGTCGCATTGTTGTTGCCTACCGACCGGGTTCTCCGTTAAAGGGACGCTTTGAGCAACTGGCTGAAACTATCCGAACTCAATTGGAAAAAACAGCTTAACGGCCAAATTCAGATTGTAGGTACAAAGCCGTTTAAATTGTAGATAACAAAAAAGGGTTGATATGAATTCATATCAACCCTTTTTATTGGTTCAGTTACTTGGTGCAACAAACCCTAGTTAGAACAGCTCTTCTACTGCTTCACCTGATGACGTTGAGTAGATGTCATCATTGAAACGTTCAGTGATGTACTCGGTTGGTTCCGTGCCTTTCTCGAAGTACTCGAACATTGATGAGCTATCGAACTTGTTGGTCAGTAAGCCAGTTTCACGGTCGATACGAACGCGAACGATATTTTCTGGAAGCTCTTTACGTTGTGCTGGAACATCCGCTAACGCTGTGCCCATGAAATCAACCCATGCAGGTTCTGCTGTTTTAGCGCCCGCTTCTGCACCTGTAATCTGATTCTTACCAAGGTTAGAGTTGGCTTTAGTGCGACCTAGGTTACGGTTGTGGTTATCAAAGCCAACCCATACCGTTGCCACCATGCCAGGGCCGTAGCCGCTGTACCAAGTATCTTTCGAATCGTTGGTGGTACCGGTTTTACCGCCGATGTCACGACGCTTCAATGGTTGAGCACGCCAACCTGTACCATTCCAACCTGTGC harbors:
- a CDS encoding glutathione peroxidase; translation: MFASKEGQSIPQVTFPTRQGDAWVDVTTEELFKDKTVIVFSLPGAFTPTCSSSHLPRYNELHSVFKENGVDDILCVSVNDTFVMNAWKADQEAEKITFIPDGNGDFTDGMGMLVEKNDIGFGKRSWRYSMLVKNGVVEKMFIEEDVPGDPFKVSDADTMLNYIAPEHKEQESITVFTKPGCPFCMKAKQNLIDKGLNYEEVVLGKDATTVSLRAISGRTTVPQVFIGGKHIGGSEELEAFLG
- a CDS encoding dihydrolipoyl dehydrogenase, producing the protein MKQVNVDVAVIGGGTAGLGSYRAAKAHTDSVVMIEGGPYGTTCARVGCMPSKLLIAAAESVHQIEKAPAFGVHPQGDIVINGREVMDRVKFERDRFVGFVLEGVDEIPEQDKISGYAKFLDDNTLQIDDHTVVTAKRIVIATGSRPAYPAVWNELGDRLIINDDVFSWDDLPESVAVFGPGVIGLELGQSLHRLGVKTKLFGLGGQVGPVTDPEIMAYADKAFNEEFYLDADVKIESMKRITTESGEARVEIQFINKQGELETNVVEYVLAATGRRPNTDKLGLENTSLELDERGVPVADHYTLQTSLPSVFIAGDASNQLPLLHEAADQARIAGDNAGRFPEIRAGLRRSKISAVFSDPQIAMVGETYKEITTRLGTCGCFATGEVSFENQGRSRVMLRNKGILHVYGEQGTGRFLGAEMMGPNAEHLAHLLAWAHQNKMTVSEMLDMPFYHPVIEEGVRTALRDLNAKLHLGPEMVKHCLDCGPGC
- the oxyR gene encoding DNA-binding transcriptional regulator OxyR, translated to MNIRDFEYLVALAEHKHFRKAAEACFVSQPTLSGQIRKLEDEIGLQLTERSPRKVIFTESGLQLVEQAKRILHEVKTFKDMASGHGEAMTGPMHIGFIPTVGPYILPKIIPHLKECFPDLELYLHEAQTHQLVSQLEDGKLDCLVLAAVDETAAFKEIDVYDEPLSVAVPCDHEWAKQDTVDMLQLNGQTVLALGDGHCLRDQALGFCFAAGAKDDERFKATSLETLRNMVAAGAGITLLPQLSVPKEKQKDGVCYVPAVNPTPSRRIVVAYRPGSPLKGRFEQLAETIRTQLEKTA
- a CDS encoding RidA family protein, translated to MIERQETKQRMSRIVKHNGTIYLCGQVCADATKDITEQTQTMLDKVEALLEQAGSDKEHMLSATIYLKDMKDFQEMNAVWDAWVPEGHAPARACVTGDMAREALLVEISVIAAEK
- a CDS encoding DUF3624 domain-containing protein; its protein translation is MTCIHCNKSEKIRNKLGRCQRCMNQLMVLSILSWGVWWVFFKEDPKTINAIALMMAAFAFSGLLSLHWIMKFVVLPLRTRKR